A region of Granulicella aggregans DNA encodes the following proteins:
- a CDS encoding TIM barrel protein: MALEEGSRTEKHRQKIWKALDEFRIEIPSWGFANTGTRFGKFSQPAAATSIEEKFADAAEVNALTGVISNLALHVLWDLPNGVADVPKIQQLEQKTGIRSGSINPNVFQDQEYKFGSICNPSVEIRGKALSHLLASVEIGRALATRDVSLWISDGSNYPGTQSIRRRIEWMEEVLGSTHEALGPDQRMLVEYKPFEPAFYHTDIADWGMALELARRAGPKAKVLVDTGHHLQGTNIEQIVAWLLHLNALGGFHFNDRKYADDDLTIGSIDPYQVFRIFHEILSVPVEDRSAIAFMIDQSHNLKGKVEAMVQTVCAAQELYAKAALVDHEKLAELQDACRLVEAEECFRDAFWQDVRPIVQEWREARKLPANPLLALAESGYIERITEQRGARNSASISSYA; the protein is encoded by the coding sequence ATGGCGTTAGAGGAAGGAAGCCGGACAGAAAAGCATCGGCAAAAGATCTGGAAGGCGCTGGACGAATTCCGTATCGAAATCCCGTCATGGGGATTCGCCAACACGGGAACTCGCTTCGGCAAATTCTCTCAGCCTGCCGCGGCGACTTCGATTGAAGAGAAGTTCGCCGACGCTGCCGAAGTGAATGCCCTCACCGGCGTGATTTCGAACCTTGCACTGCATGTTCTCTGGGACCTGCCGAACGGGGTCGCTGATGTGCCGAAGATCCAGCAACTGGAACAGAAGACCGGTATTCGGTCGGGATCGATCAATCCCAACGTCTTTCAAGACCAGGAGTACAAGTTCGGCTCGATCTGCAATCCAAGCGTGGAGATCCGAGGAAAGGCTCTCTCTCATCTACTGGCTTCGGTCGAAATTGGCCGCGCTCTTGCCACCCGCGACGTCTCGCTTTGGATCTCCGATGGCTCGAACTATCCGGGCACGCAGAGTATCCGCCGCCGCATAGAGTGGATGGAGGAGGTTTTGGGCAGTACGCATGAGGCGCTTGGCCCAGACCAGAGAATGCTGGTCGAGTACAAGCCCTTCGAGCCCGCCTTTTATCACACCGACATCGCGGATTGGGGCATGGCGCTTGAACTCGCGCGTCGCGCCGGACCCAAGGCCAAGGTGCTGGTCGATACCGGCCATCATCTGCAAGGCACGAACATCGAGCAGATTGTGGCGTGGCTGCTGCACCTGAACGCACTCGGTGGCTTCCACTTCAACGATCGCAAGTATGCCGATGATGACCTCACTATTGGTTCGATCGATCCTTATCAGGTCTTCCGAATCTTTCACGAGATACTCAGTGTTCCCGTTGAGGATCGAAGTGCGATCGCCTTTATGATCGACCAGAGCCACAATCTGAAAGGCAAGGTCGAGGCCATGGTGCAAACAGTCTGCGCGGCGCAGGAACTGTATGCCAAGGCCGCCCTCGTAGATCACGAAAAGCTTGCGGAACTGCAGGATGCCTGCCGACTAGTCGAGGCGGAAGAGTGCTTCCGCGACGCCTTCTGGCAGGACGTCCGTCCCATCGTGCAGGAGTGGCGCGAAGCGCGAAAGCTTCCGGCAAATCCTCTCCTCGCGCTCGCGGAGAGCGGCTACATCGAGCGGATTACGGAGCAACGTGGGGCTCGCAACTCGGCGAGCATTAGCAGCTATGCGTAA
- a CDS encoding TonB-dependent receptor gives MKLRNFLILAVLIASSMFALGQAASTGTILGHVEDSGGASIAGAKVTILNTATGIDHVVITNQDGEYTAPGLQPGSYKVTIEAPGFGSKVSSVGLVVAQQERVDAALKLGGAVETVTVEASGGAQLDTDSAAISQLVSEKQVNQLPLNGRNFLNLLFIGAGAVQTVGEQGQMRGGEGNAISISGARPESNNYTLDGIVNTDTALSTPAVILSQDAIQEFKVQSETYSAEFGFSANQVNIVSKSGTNQFHGSLFEFNRNDAFDASTHFQAIKPVLRQNQFGFVLSGPVLIPKVFNGHDKTFFLANYEGARIKAGTSPTNQFVPDPAQLSGNFAGSGLPAFGSDACTAALKAGNACQPIDPTTGLPFLNDAIPATRFSNIAKVALAANLFPAPNEPGVNNGYVLRTVLANSTDQQTYRLDQNLKKYGSVFGRYTRAQYLNNSAGTVSVPFGLNVFTENSISWQINHTISLGPNNVNNFRYGNLSAKSIQGVSPAPASAVAALGLSGIFTNLPDYARGYPNISIGGGPASVGSPGNDPTTSDIPQYEIADSFTSIHGRHTLSIGFDFRNWIQKRDLSSNFLGSYNYASATILTNGGTSDGTTQNATNPCATAYCGTGNATADFLLGYYSGASTFQPGPFSTGATPGNLNQYHFKYFAPYVQDDWKVTSDLTVNLGLRYDFRTIPYETDNKLFWIDKANALGGLCFANPKLLTDGVAPAGNGFYRYCGRNNPRDAAKLPFAPRIGFAYRPFGDNKTVVRGGYGLYFDSTETREIDDSGDLYPYVVRTDINPVTAPNVPKVTDNLFPATAALHAVSVATDGGQFVAVIISENPINPYVQQYTLSVQHELAPNTTLEVNYIGNKGTHLLDRVNINEPLPVPNVALCNSSQGNDPSCNPAVRRPLPNFTNTTGTLDSRWSGYSNYNAGNVKFERRSSDLAAVLVYTYSKSMDDKSAAAGIGATNGFAGHLDDRNPSRDYARSDFDVGQRFVASFVYDLPFGQGKRFANKVNKAADAAIGGWELTSIATFQKGFPFSVLGNDTYGLLSAYNQRANINGPANSGFDKSLSKWFNTGSFSQPLAGVFGSSGRNILRDPGINNFDIGLLKNFAVYDRINLQIRAETFNTFNHAQYGVDPTSPTAAASGPGTGAVDRNVNDVGSATNANFGQVVSARPGRVLQLGAKLTF, from the coding sequence ATGAAGCTTCGCAATTTCCTTATACTCGCTGTCCTGATCGCGAGTTCGATGTTCGCACTCGGCCAAGCGGCATCCACGGGAACGATCCTCGGCCACGTGGAGGACTCCGGGGGTGCCTCGATCGCAGGCGCGAAGGTGACGATCCTGAACACGGCCACCGGCATCGACCACGTCGTGATCACCAACCAGGATGGCGAATACACCGCGCCGGGCCTGCAGCCTGGCTCGTACAAAGTGACGATCGAAGCTCCGGGGTTCGGTTCGAAGGTCAGCTCGGTCGGCCTGGTGGTCGCGCAGCAGGAACGCGTCGACGCAGCGTTGAAGCTGGGCGGAGCAGTCGAGACGGTCACGGTCGAAGCCTCGGGTGGCGCGCAGCTCGATACAGACAGCGCTGCCATCTCGCAGCTTGTGAGCGAGAAGCAGGTCAACCAGCTTCCGTTGAACGGCCGCAACTTCCTCAACCTGCTCTTTATCGGCGCGGGCGCGGTGCAGACGGTCGGCGAACAGGGCCAGATGCGCGGCGGCGAGGGCAACGCGATCAGCATCAGCGGAGCACGGCCGGAGTCGAACAACTACACGCTCGATGGAATCGTCAACACGGACACGGCGCTCAGCACGCCTGCGGTGATCCTCTCGCAGGATGCGATCCAGGAGTTCAAAGTCCAGAGCGAGACATACTCGGCGGAGTTTGGATTCAGCGCGAACCAGGTGAACATCGTCAGCAAGAGCGGGACGAACCAGTTTCATGGATCGCTCTTTGAGTTCAATCGCAACGATGCGTTCGACGCCAGCACACACTTTCAGGCAATTAAGCCGGTGCTCCGCCAGAATCAGTTTGGGTTCGTGCTGTCCGGCCCGGTGTTGATCCCGAAGGTCTTCAACGGGCACGACAAGACATTCTTCTTGGCGAACTATGAGGGAGCTCGGATCAAGGCGGGCACCAGCCCAACCAACCAGTTTGTCCCCGACCCAGCGCAGCTGAGCGGTAATTTCGCGGGGTCAGGTCTGCCCGCCTTCGGGTCGGACGCGTGCACCGCGGCACTGAAGGCCGGGAACGCATGCCAGCCGATCGATCCGACAACGGGATTGCCCTTCTTGAACGACGCGATCCCAGCCACCCGGTTTTCCAACATCGCGAAGGTGGCGCTCGCCGCCAACTTGTTTCCTGCTCCGAATGAGCCGGGCGTGAACAACGGATACGTGCTTCGTACCGTGTTAGCCAACAGCACGGACCAGCAGACCTATCGCCTGGACCAGAATCTCAAGAAATATGGTTCGGTCTTTGGGCGGTACACACGGGCGCAGTATCTGAACAACAGTGCGGGAACGGTTTCGGTCCCGTTCGGCTTGAACGTCTTCACCGAAAACTCGATAAGCTGGCAGATCAACCATACGATCAGCCTCGGTCCGAACAACGTCAACAATTTCCGGTACGGAAACCTCTCAGCGAAGTCGATCCAAGGAGTAAGCCCAGCACCGGCTTCTGCAGTTGCTGCGCTCGGGCTCAGCGGTATCTTTACCAACCTTCCAGACTATGCGCGAGGATATCCGAACATCTCTATCGGCGGCGGTCCAGCCTCTGTGGGCAGCCCGGGCAACGATCCGACCACCAGCGATATTCCGCAGTACGAGATTGCGGACTCCTTTACCTCGATCCATGGTCGGCACACACTGAGCATCGGCTTCGACTTCAGGAACTGGATACAGAAGCGCGATCTTTCGTCGAACTTTCTCGGTTCCTATAACTACGCCAGCGCAACAATCCTGACGAATGGCGGGACTTCGGACGGAACGACGCAGAATGCAACTAACCCGTGCGCAACGGCTTACTGCGGAACGGGCAATGCAACGGCTGACTTCCTGCTCGGCTACTATTCTGGTGCCAGCACCTTCCAGCCGGGACCGTTCAGTACCGGAGCGACACCGGGAAATCTAAATCAATACCACTTCAAATACTTCGCGCCCTACGTGCAGGATGACTGGAAGGTGACGAGCGACCTGACCGTGAATCTTGGTCTCCGCTATGACTTCCGCACGATTCCGTACGAGACGGATAACAAGCTGTTCTGGATCGACAAGGCAAATGCCCTGGGCGGTCTGTGCTTTGCGAACCCGAAGCTGCTGACCGACGGCGTTGCACCGGCGGGTAACGGTTTCTACCGCTACTGTGGACGAAACAATCCACGCGATGCCGCGAAGTTGCCCTTCGCTCCGCGCATTGGATTTGCCTATCGTCCGTTCGGCGACAACAAGACGGTAGTCCGCGGCGGTTACGGTCTGTACTTCGACTCAACGGAGACGCGTGAGATCGACGACTCGGGTGACCTCTATCCCTATGTCGTTCGCACGGACATCAATCCAGTGACCGCGCCGAATGTGCCCAAGGTGACGGACAATCTCTTTCCGGCGACTGCGGCCCTACATGCTGTTAGCGTTGCGACGGATGGAGGCCAGTTTGTAGCGGTCATCATCTCGGAGAATCCGATCAACCCTTACGTGCAGCAGTACACCCTCTCGGTACAGCACGAGCTTGCTCCGAACACGACGCTTGAGGTGAACTACATCGGGAACAAGGGAACCCACCTGCTGGACCGCGTAAACATCAACGAGCCGCTGCCGGTGCCGAACGTCGCGCTCTGCAACTCGAGCCAGGGCAACGATCCGAGTTGCAATCCGGCAGTTCGGCGGCCTCTGCCGAACTTCACGAATACCACAGGAACTCTGGATAGCCGGTGGAGCGGGTACTCGAACTATAACGCGGGCAATGTGAAGTTCGAGCGGCGCTCGAGCGATCTCGCTGCCGTGCTGGTGTACACCTACTCGAAGAGCATGGATGATAAATCCGCCGCGGCGGGCATCGGAGCGACGAATGGATTTGCGGGCCACCTTGACGACCGCAATCCTTCCCGCGACTACGCGCGGTCGGACTTCGACGTAGGCCAGCGGTTCGTTGCCAGCTTCGTATATGACCTGCCCTTCGGACAGGGGAAGAGGTTTGCTAACAAGGTCAATAAAGCGGCAGATGCGGCCATCGGCGGATGGGAGTTGACGAGTATCGCGACATTCCAGAAGGGCTTCCCCTTCTCGGTGCTCGGTAACGATACCTATGGCCTTCTGTCCGCCTATAACCAGCGGGCAAACATCAACGGGCCGGCGAACAGCGGGTTCGACAAGAGCCTGAGCAAGTGGTTCAACACCGGTTCGTTCTCGCAGCCGTTGGCAGGTGTCTTCGGATCAAGCGGAAGAAACATTCTTCGCGACCCCGGCATCAACAACTTCGATATCGGTCTGCTGAAGAACTTCGCAGTGTACGACCGGATCAACTTACAGATCAGGGCGGAGACGTTCAACACCTTCAACCACGCGCAATACGGCGTCGATCCGACTTCACCTACCGCCGCAGCTTCTGGGCCGGGGACTGGCGCAGTGGACCGCAACGTGAACGATGTGGGGAGTGCTACGAATGCCAACTTCGGACAGGTAGTCTCGGCACGACCAGGCAGGGTGCTGCAACTTGGAGCGAAGCTTACCTTCTGA
- a CDS encoding glycoside hydrolase family protein, whose translation MTRKKVQILAASVAAVVLWGLVDASAQATPDEVKVDWTKTVITSKSTPTLQVVVNPMLLRGSRLHDGAFKALHDLGADYVRYVPWLPYPRQAVAELDAPADGKTSWDFSHIDPTLDDFMKATEGHSVVLNFSTIPAWMWKTEKPVTFPDDPNQVFWNYTQGTELRDPSMKEVSDYFARLLAWYTKGGFTDEFGKRHESGHHYKVAYWEVLNEIEFEHHWSPEMYTRFYDSVTAAMRRVDPDIKFMAMALAQPSVGSGPEMVEYFLNPANHKPGTPIDFITYHFYATPGPDQTIDNWQYTFFDQANGFLATTRYIETIRKRYNPSVKTDLNELGVILSEDGKEISTPGYVAKPEPAGYWNLAGSMYAYLYMQSALMGIDVLGESQLVGYRSQFPSVSEINYETGEPNARYWVLKLIKDNFGPGDKLVETTSSSGDYAVQAFSTARGKKLFILNRKNREVEASLPADVDGASVTLVAPSTGDGPVATEKIAGHTLRMQPFEVAVVTYR comes from the coding sequence ATGACCCGAAAGAAAGTGCAGATTCTTGCCGCGAGCGTCGCGGCAGTCGTGTTGTGGGGCCTTGTTGACGCGAGTGCACAGGCCACCCCTGACGAAGTAAAGGTGGATTGGACGAAGACGGTCATTACGTCGAAGTCCACACCCACACTGCAAGTAGTGGTGAATCCGATGTTGCTTCGTGGCTCCAGGCTGCACGATGGCGCCTTCAAGGCACTACACGATCTCGGCGCGGACTATGTGCGTTATGTTCCGTGGCTGCCCTACCCACGGCAGGCGGTGGCGGAGCTCGATGCGCCGGCGGATGGAAAGACTTCGTGGGACTTTTCGCACATCGACCCGACCCTTGATGACTTCATGAAGGCGACCGAAGGCCATAGCGTAGTGCTGAACTTCAGCACCATTCCCGCGTGGATGTGGAAGACGGAGAAGCCTGTCACATTCCCAGACGACCCCAACCAGGTCTTCTGGAACTACACGCAAGGCACGGAGTTGCGCGACCCTTCCATGAAGGAAGTCTCGGATTACTTTGCACGGCTGCTCGCGTGGTACACGAAGGGCGGATTCACCGATGAGTTCGGCAAGCGCCATGAGTCCGGCCACCACTATAAAGTCGCCTACTGGGAGGTGCTGAACGAGATCGAGTTCGAGCACCACTGGTCGCCGGAGATGTACACGCGTTTCTACGACTCGGTGACGGCGGCCATGCGCCGGGTAGATCCGGACATCAAGTTCATGGCGATGGCACTCGCTCAGCCCAGCGTCGGTTCCGGTCCGGAGATGGTCGAGTACTTCCTGAACCCGGCGAACCACAAGCCCGGCACACCGATCGACTTCATCACCTATCACTTCTATGCGACTCCGGGACCAGACCAGACCATCGACAATTGGCAGTACACCTTCTTCGACCAGGCCAACGGCTTCCTCGCAACCACGCGCTATATCGAGACGATTCGCAAACGCTATAACCCTTCGGTGAAGACGGACCTGAACGAGCTCGGAGTGATCTTGTCCGAGGACGGCAAAGAGATCAGCACGCCGGGATACGTTGCCAAACCGGAGCCAGCAGGCTATTGGAATCTTGCGGGTTCCATGTACGCCTACCTCTACATGCAGAGTGCGCTGATGGGCATCGATGTTCTTGGCGAGTCGCAGCTAGTTGGGTATCGCTCGCAATTCCCGAGCGTGAGCGAGATAAATTACGAGACCGGCGAGCCGAATGCCCGCTATTGGGTGTTGAAGCTGATCAAAGACAACTTCGGCCCCGGAGACAAGCTGGTCGAGACGACGAGCTCAAGCGGAGACTATGCTGTACAGGCGTTCTCGACCGCGAGAGGAAAGAAGCTGTTCATCTTGAATAGAAAGAACCGCGAAGTGGAAGCATCACTTCCGGCCGATGTCGATGGAGCATCGGTCACGCTTGTCGCTCCTTCGACGGGCGACGGTCCAGTGGCAACGGAGAAGATCGCAGGACACACCTTGAGGATGCAGCCTTTCGAGGTCGCTGTCGTAACCTACCGCTGA
- a CDS encoding alpha-L-rhamnosidase: MIFAVRASRLAGTVLCITSVWGMASAALAAVNVAKPIGLRCDSLAEPLGIDTVAPVLSWRLIDSRQGAMQTAYEVTVSASPSGKADVWDSGKVASSQSAGVPYGGPALQPSHRYFWRVQVWDKDGKPYPISDASWWETGLMDAANWKANWIGHEPDELHALRNSGALWITNAKVQDYSANGDTHHDFRFQFSSAKAVARADLYTTGEDSTSAWVNGKQVRVAGALPKWKQTPWGTYEMQEVTADLRDGKNVIAVEVTHFSVSSRAMGAADTQTPMSMCLYLVYKDGTKELLSSASPGWKASLDQTGNWYAAEFSDAAWAAAEPYAPHSDQFGATTQGLPWPAGPVSALRRTFDESKPIVSARLYATALGAYKFHLNGEIVGDQVLAPGWMDFREHVPYQVYDVTKQVKPGKNAIAAYLAPGWYSTPLMWFRQGNNYGATQPALKAQLRVEHTDGSVEWIATDETWKADTSPTTFAEIYDGETYDARLVKPGWDTASFVDSAWKPVTLVTPNEPKIVSQYFQPIREERVMTAKAITNPLPGVYIYDFGQNMSAVPKLMIGGKRGQDIQLRFAEALNADGTIYTENLRTAKATDHFILAGTGKPETWQPQFTYHGFRYLEITGVDAKPTLDTVEVAVLHTAAPFTTEFATGDTMINKLWSNVLWGQRSNFVGVPTDCPQRDERLGWSADAQVFWRTAAFNMDLTTFSQKYASDLHGTQASSPMYGIFAPGTSTPNPGYGAAWSDAGVIVPWTGWVQSGNPKIIDENWDGMVSYLAAIEKGNPDFLWRNGFGAAFGDWLTPTITTPEDLVATAYWAYDVSMMRDMALATKRTAEAEQYAAMFEKIKAAFQKAYIRSDGFVGANDVYPSIPPPTMAGTDVSTDKNRVIETQTGYVLALHMGLMPEELRSAAATKLVKKIEENHWLLGTGFLGTPYLLEVLSDIGHSDVAYRLLLNRQYPSWGYLIDHGATTTWERWNGDAMRNDPSMNSYNHYAYGAVAEWMYRYAAGIDTVSNDAGFHTIALHPNFDARLGHLDFTYQSPYGPVKSSWKTIGDQVAWEITIPPNTAARLPIASTNATDFTLDGIAIGQSRKVHAAGGDIYELAAGTYSFKAKLAQASTSSAAAK, encoded by the coding sequence ATGATCTTTGCAGTAAGAGCAAGCCGGTTGGCGGGAACTGTCCTTTGCATTACTTCCGTCTGGGGAATGGCAAGCGCGGCGCTAGCAGCAGTGAATGTTGCAAAGCCCATAGGTCTGCGTTGCGACTCACTTGCCGAACCGCTTGGAATTGATACGGTCGCACCCGTGCTGTCATGGCGGCTGATTGATAGCCGTCAGGGGGCGATGCAGACGGCGTATGAGGTCACGGTGTCTGCCTCGCCCAGTGGTAAGGCAGATGTGTGGGACTCGGGTAAGGTGGCGTCCTCGCAGTCAGCGGGCGTGCCCTACGGTGGGCCTGCGCTGCAGCCTTCGCATCGCTACTTCTGGCGCGTGCAGGTGTGGGACAAGGACGGCAAGCCCTATCCGATCAGCGATGCAAGCTGGTGGGAGACCGGCTTGATGGACGCTGCGAACTGGAAGGCGAATTGGATCGGCCATGAGCCCGACGAGCTTCATGCCCTGCGAAATTCAGGCGCTCTGTGGATCACCAATGCCAAGGTGCAGGACTACTCCGCAAACGGTGATACGCACCATGACTTCCGTTTCCAGTTCTCATCCGCAAAGGCCGTTGCGCGAGCAGACCTATACACAACCGGGGAGGACTCTACCTCAGCCTGGGTGAACGGCAAACAGGTGCGCGTCGCAGGGGCGCTTCCCAAGTGGAAGCAGACTCCATGGGGAACGTATGAGATGCAGGAAGTGACCGCGGACCTACGCGACGGGAAGAATGTCATCGCGGTTGAGGTGACACACTTCAGCGTCTCATCGCGAGCGATGGGCGCGGCGGACACACAGACGCCCATGAGCATGTGCCTCTATCTCGTTTATAAGGACGGCACGAAAGAGTTGCTCTCATCGGCAAGCCCCGGCTGGAAGGCGAGTCTTGACCAGACTGGGAACTGGTATGCCGCTGAATTTAGCGATGCAGCGTGGGCTGCGGCAGAGCCCTACGCGCCGCATTCAGACCAGTTTGGTGCAACGACCCAAGGCCTGCCTTGGCCTGCGGGACCGGTGTCCGCGTTGCGTCGCACATTCGATGAGAGCAAGCCCATAGTCTCCGCACGCCTCTATGCAACGGCGCTTGGCGCCTACAAGTTTCACTTGAACGGCGAGATCGTCGGCGACCAGGTGCTCGCTCCGGGATGGATGGACTTTCGCGAGCACGTTCCGTATCAGGTCTATGACGTGACAAAGCAAGTGAAGCCGGGCAAGAACGCGATCGCTGCCTATCTCGCTCCAGGCTGGTACAGCACGCCGCTGATGTGGTTCCGGCAGGGAAATAATTATGGTGCAACGCAGCCAGCACTTAAGGCCCAGCTGCGTGTCGAGCACACCGATGGCTCGGTCGAATGGATAGCCACGGATGAGACATGGAAGGCCGACACCTCGCCGACCACCTTTGCCGAGATCTACGATGGCGAGACCTACGACGCACGCCTCGTCAAGCCGGGTTGGGATACCGCCAGCTTCGTCGACTCAGCCTGGAAGCCGGTAACGCTGGTCACCCCGAATGAGCCGAAGATCGTCTCGCAATACTTCCAGCCGATTCGCGAAGAGCGCGTGATGACGGCGAAGGCGATCACAAATCCCTTGCCCGGCGTCTACATCTACGACTTCGGCCAGAACATGAGCGCCGTTCCGAAACTCATGATTGGAGGGAAACGCGGGCAGGATATTCAGCTGCGCTTTGCCGAGGCGTTGAATGCCGACGGCACGATATACACCGAGAACCTTCGCACAGCGAAGGCCACCGATCACTTCATCCTCGCCGGCACCGGAAAGCCCGAGACGTGGCAGCCGCAGTTCACCTACCACGGCTTCCGTTATCTCGAGATCACGGGCGTTGACGCGAAGCCGACGCTCGATACCGTGGAGGTCGCCGTCCTCCACACTGCCGCGCCGTTTACGACGGAGTTCGCTACCGGCGACACGATGATCAACAAGCTATGGAGCAACGTGCTTTGGGGGCAGCGATCGAACTTCGTCGGTGTGCCCACCGACTGCCCGCAGCGCGATGAGCGCCTCGGCTGGAGTGCGGACGCGCAGGTCTTTTGGCGCACGGCTGCTTTCAATATGGACCTGACGACCTTTAGCCAAAAGTACGCCTCGGACCTCCATGGCACGCAGGCAAGCTCGCCCATGTATGGCATCTTTGCGCCGGGCACGAGCACGCCGAACCCTGGATATGGCGCGGCCTGGAGCGATGCGGGCGTGATCGTTCCATGGACGGGATGGGTGCAAAGCGGCAATCCGAAGATCATCGATGAAAACTGGGACGGCATGGTGAGTTACCTCGCCGCTATCGAAAAGGGAAACCCTGATTTTCTGTGGCGCAACGGGTTTGGCGCGGCGTTCGGCGACTGGCTCACTCCGACGATCACCACGCCTGAGGATCTCGTCGCCACAGCCTATTGGGCCTACGACGTGTCGATGATGCGTGATATGGCATTGGCTACGAAACGCACGGCCGAGGCCGAGCAATACGCCGCGATGTTCGAAAAGATCAAGGCAGCGTTTCAGAAGGCCTACATTCGCAGCGATGGTTTCGTCGGTGCAAATGATGTCTATCCCAGCATCCCTCCGCCGACAATGGCGGGGACGGATGTCTCGACCGACAAGAACCGTGTGATTGAAACGCAAACTGGCTACGTGCTTGCGTTGCATATGGGGTTGATGCCGGAAGAGCTTCGTTCAGCGGCTGCCACAAAGCTGGTCAAGAAGATCGAAGAGAACCACTGGCTCCTGGGCACTGGATTTCTTGGCACACCCTATCTGTTGGAAGTGCTCTCAGATATCGGCCACAGCGATGTTGCATACCGTCTGCTCTTGAACAGGCAGTACCCATCCTGGGGCTATCTGATCGATCACGGTGCGACCACAACATGGGAGCGCTGGAATGGCGATGCCATGCGCAACGACCCCAGCATGAACTCCTACAATCACTATGCCTATGGTGCGGTCGCTGAATGGATGTATCGCTATGCGGCTGGCATCGATACGGTGAGCAATGATGCGGGCTTCCACACCATCGCTCTTCATCCCAACTTTGACGCGCGTCTCGGTCATCTCGACTTCACGTATCAATCGCCGTACGGACCGGTGAAGTCATCGTGGAAGACCATAGGAGATCAAGTTGCATGGGAGATCACGATTCCTCCGAACACTGCAGCGCGACTGCCGATCGCCAGCACAAACGCGACGGACTTCACGCTCGACGGTATAGCGATTGGCCAGTCGCGCAAGGTACATGCCGCAGGTGGCGACATCTACGAACTTGCCGCAGGAACTTATAGCTTTAAGGCGAAGCTCGCGCAGGCATCCACATCCTCAGCCGCAGCGAAATAA
- a CDS encoding substrate-binding domain-containing protein, protein MRKTTKRLYLIPVLSKALDILELLQLENQQISLEAIYRKTKISKTTVYRILKTFVHRGYVSQSQDGLYRHVSRPRKVRFGFGSQSTEMPFSNAVTASLKLAAAASGVDLVILDNSYHGPTAIKNAEQFVEKGVDLIIEFQVEQSVAPIIADKIAAANIPLIAVDIPHPHATYFGVDNYRAGVEAGEALAAHAAHKWSGRADWVLGLDLAEAGQLVQSRITGVFEGVRESFPELPVECFVRMDGRGMREHSRKLVAGFLQRHSKDKHILIGAATDTSALGALDAVRELKRERHVAIVGQDCIPEAEDEIRKPSSPFIGSVSHEAGSYGERLIHLGLSLLRGQTAAPYNYVSHRLVTRDNLPPA, encoded by the coding sequence ATGCGAAAGACAACGAAGCGGCTTTACCTGATTCCGGTACTCTCTAAAGCCCTCGACATACTTGAACTGCTACAGCTTGAAAACCAGCAGATATCGCTGGAGGCAATCTATCGCAAGACGAAGATCTCAAAGACGACCGTCTATCGCATCCTTAAGACCTTTGTGCATCGTGGATACGTCTCGCAGTCGCAGGACGGCCTATACCGGCACGTCTCGCGTCCACGGAAGGTGCGCTTCGGCTTCGGCAGCCAAAGCACGGAGATGCCCTTTTCAAACGCGGTGACGGCGAGTCTGAAGCTCGCTGCGGCGGCCAGCGGCGTCGATCTGGTGATCCTGGACAACAGCTACCACGGACCGACGGCGATCAAGAACGCCGAGCAGTTCGTCGAGAAGGGCGTCGACCTGATCATCGAGTTCCAGGTGGAACAGAGCGTCGCTCCCATTATCGCGGATAAGATCGCAGCGGCGAATATCCCCTTGATTGCCGTGGATATCCCTCACCCGCACGCCACTTACTTCGGCGTGGACAACTACCGAGCCGGCGTCGAAGCTGGCGAGGCGCTGGCGGCGCATGCCGCCCACAAGTGGTCCGGTCGCGCGGATTGGGTGCTGGGCCTCGACCTGGCGGAAGCAGGGCAGTTGGTCCAGAGCAGAATCACCGGAGTCTTCGAGGGCGTGCGAGAGAGCTTCCCGGAACTTCCCGTCGAGTGTTTCGTCCGAATGGACGGCCGCGGCATGCGCGAACACAGCCGCAAGCTGGTGGCAGGGTTCCTGCAGCGCCATTCAAAAGATAAACATATCCTGATCGGCGCGGCTACAGACACAAGCGCGTTGGGAGCGTTGGACGCTGTTCGCGAACTGAAGCGGGAGCGCCATGTGGCGATCGTCGGACAGGACTGCATTCCGGAGGCTGAGGACGAGATTCGCAAGCCGAGTTCGCCGTTCATCGGCTCGGTCTCGCACGAGGCGGGCTCCTATGGCGAACGGTTGATCCACCTTGGCCTGTCGTTATTGCGTGGTCAGACCGCTGCGCCGTACAACTACGTCTCGCATCGGCTTGTAACAAGGGACAATCTGCCGCCGGCCTAA